The following are from one region of the Chionomys nivalis chromosome 16, mChiNiv1.1, whole genome shotgun sequence genome:
- the Tesk1 gene encoding dual specificity testis-specific protein kinase 1 yields the protein MAGERPPLRGPGPGEAPGEGPGGAGGGPGRGRPSSYRALRSAVSSLARVDDFDCAEKIGAGFFSEVYKVRHRQSGQVMVLKMNKLPSNRSNTLREVQLMNRLRHPNILRFMGVCVHQGQLHALTEYMNGGTLEQLLSSPEPLSWPVRLHLALDIAQGLRYLHAKGVFHRDLTSKNCLVRREDRGFTAVVGDFGLAEKIPVYREGARKEPLAVVGSPYWMAPEVLRGELYDEKADVFAFGIVLCELIARVPADPDYLPRTEDFGLDVPAFRTLVGNDCPLPFLLLAIHCCSMEPSTRAPFTEITQHLEQILEQLPEPAPLSKTLVTKAPLTYNQGSVSRGGPSATLPRPDPRLSRSRSDLFLPPSPESPPRWGDNLTRVNPFSLREDLRGGKIKLLDTPCRPATPLPLVPPSPLTSTQLPLVTTPETLVQPETPARRCRSLPSSPELPRRMETALPGPGPSPVGPSAEEKMECECSSPEPEPPGPAPQLPLAVATDNFISTCSSASQPWSPRSGPPLNNNPPAVVVSSPQGWTGEPWNRAQHSLPRAAALERTEPSPPPSAPREPEEGLPCPGCCLGPFSFGFLSMCPRPTPAVARYRNLNCEAGSLLCHRGHHAKPPTPSLQLPGARS from the exons ATGGCCGGGGAACGGCCCCCACTGCGGGGCCCCGGGCCCGGAGAGGCGCCGGGGGAGGGGCCGGGGGGCGCAGGCGGAGGCCCGGGCAGGGGCCGGCCCTCCTCCTACCGGGCCCTCCGCAGCGCCGTGTCCAGCTTGGCGCGTGTGGACGATTTCGACTGCGCAGAGAAGATCGGGGCCGGTTTCTTCTCTGAGGTCTACAAG GTTCGGCACCGACAGTCGGGGCAAGTCATGGTGCTGAAGATGAACAAGCTCCCCAGTAACCGGAGCAACACGCTAAGGGAGGTGCAGCTGATGAACCGGCTCCGGCACCCTAACATCCTCAG GTTCATGGGGGTCTGTGTGCACCAGGGGCAGCTGCACGCTCTTACGGAG TATATGAATGGGGGCACCCTTGAACAGCTGCTGAGCTCCCCAGAACCCCTATCTTGGCCAGTCAGGCTCCACCTAGCACTGGACATTGCCCAAGGCCTACGGTACCTACATGCCAAAGGTGTGTTTCACCGGGACCTCACATCCAAG aactGCCTGGTCCGAAGGGAAGACCGAGGCTTCACAGCTGTCGTGGGTGACTTCGGACTGGCTGAAAAGATTCCTGTGTATAG GGAAGGGGCAAGGAAGGAGCCGTTGGCTGTGGTGGGCTCCCCATACTGGATGGCTCCAGAGGTGTTGCGGGGAGAGCTGTATGATGAAAAG GCTGACGTCTTCGCCTTTGGGATTGTCCTCTGTGAACTCATTGCCCGAGTACCTGCGGACCCTGACTACCTGCCCCGCACTGAG GACTTTGGCCTGGATGTGCCTGCTTTTCGAACACTGGTGGGAAACGACTGCCCACTGCCTTTCCTGCTTCTGGCCATCCACTGCTGCAGC ATGGAACCCAGCACCCGAGCCCCTTTTACTGAGATCACCCAGCACCTGGAGCAGATCCTGGAGCAGCTGCCTGAGCCTGCTCCCCTCTCCAAGACGCTCGTCACTAAGGCTCCCTTGACGTACAATCAGG GGTCTGTTTCAAGAGGAGGTCCCTCGGCCACACTTCCCAGGCCAGACCCCCGGCTCTCCCGCAGCCGGTCAGACCTCTTCCTGCCACCTTCACCAGAGTCACCCCCCCGTTGGGGGGACAATCTAACACGAGTCAACCCCTTCTCACTGCGGGAAGACCTCAGGGGTGGCAAGATCAAACTCCTGGACACACCCTGCAGGCCGGCCACTCCACTGCCCCTGGTACCGCcatcaccactgacctctacccaGCTGCCCTTGGTGACCACTCCAGAGACCttggtccagcctgagaccccTGCCCGCCGCTGTCGCTCACTACCTTCATCCCCTGAGCTCCCCCGGCGGATGGAGACTGCACTGCCAGGTCCTGGCCCTTCCCCCGTgggcccctcagctgaagaaaagATGGAGTGTGAGTGCAGCAGCCCAGAGCCAGAGCCCCCAGGGCCAGCTCCCCAGCTGCCTCTGGCAGTGGCCACTGACAACTTCATCAGTACTTGTTCCTCAGCCTCTCAACCCTGGTCTCCCAGATCAGGACCTCCCCTCAATAACAACCCCCCTGCCGTGGTGGTCAGTTCCCCGCAAGGATGGACTGGGGAGCCCTGGAACCGAGCACAGCATAGCCTTCCCCGGGCAGCAGCCTTGGAGCGGACAGAACCCTCGCCACCCCCATCAGCTCCTCGGGAGCCCGAGGAGGGCCTGCCCTGCCCTGGCTGCTGCCTTGGCCCCTTCAGCTTTGGCTTCCTATCCATGtgcccccgccccaccccagcTGTTGCCCGCTACCGCAACCTGAACTGTGAGGCGGGCAGTCTTCTCTGCCACCGAGGGCACCATGCCAAGCCACCCACACCCAGCCTGCAGCTGCCTGGGGCACGCTCTTAG